The DNA window CCTTTATAACCAGCTGACTGATTTAATAATGCTTCTAGGTACTATGCTTGGGATTACCGAGTCCTGAAAAAATTTGCTAGACATTATTCAACTGGAGAAGTAATACCTGAGAAATTGGTAAAGTCGCTAAATGGTGCAAGAGACATGTTTGCAGCAACCGAATTGCAACGTCAGGTTTATCTAATCTTCTGAATGAATCAGCATTTAATGTTTTAAAGCACATCTAATGCATGGACATGAACAAAAAATTGAGCAAGCTTTCTGTTTTCCATTTGGCatttattagatattttatgCTTTGGTTGACCAAACACTTTTCGGAGAACAATTGTCTGTGCCAAGAGACACCAATTCTATTGTTGCCCATTTGAAAAGACAACACAGCAATGAGAAGCATGTGGAGGGGACACACATGCATATCCGATTCAGTCACTTTCTCACCTACGGTGCTGGTAAATTTTTAATCATAAGTTTTTGATGTACAATTGTTTTGTTCTTCGTACACGAAAGTATAAATTTGATCCTTAGTGGTATATTCTCACTCAAGCTCAAGGTGCTGAATACAGCAACTTTAGATGTCAAATTAAGGCACTAGGGGCTAGGGCACCATAATTTGTGTCTTCGCATGGATTTCTAATGAAGTTACATGTTTTGCATTTCCTAGATGCATTCTTTAAGCTCGGCATGTTCCTCGGAGAAGAGTGGTTCTTCTAACCGGGTTTCGAATATGCATACACCACTcttaatatatgattttttttcttcaattcaatAGGTTACTACAGCTACTTGTATGCCAAATGTTTCGCAGCAACCATATGGAAAAAGCTATGCCAAGAGGACCCTCTATCACCGACAACCGGAACATTGCTCAGAACAAAACTTTTGCAATACGGAGGAGCCAAAGAACCTGCTGATTTGTTGACCGATCTAGTTGGTGATGGGATCGTAAGGTATCATAATGGAGGGATTGTTCCTGATGTCACAAGTTGTTTGGAAGAATTGAAACTCCTCGATGACAAAAACCGGCATATAGGTAAGTGACCGGAGTAAGAATTTCAACCAGAATATAGGGggaaaaaagagaataaaaataacaaacatGGAGGAGAACATATTGACATGATTGCTGCAAAATTGCCAGGTTTTTTTGTTAGTTTCTTATTATCATTAGAGCATTATTTGGGGGTTGTAGAACTAGAAGTTGGTAATTGATATGTGCCACGTAAGTCAAGTTGTTGTAATATGTACATTACTTGTACACATTCTTTAGTTTTACTTGGCAAAGTAGTACTTTTAGCTGAAGAAATTTTCAAATTCCCAATTAAAAGAGATTTCAAGACTATGGTTTTAATTGTGATTTGGAATATTGGTAAGGATGCTAGCCTTTTGTGTTAATCCAATTTTAAAGAGCACTTGGCATTTAGGTGAAATTAGTTTGTACCTTGTCTTTTGTTATGgtaataatatgttttttttttatcattataatatcGGGAGAGGGTACCACATTAGATAAAGAAAAAGCATTTTCATTTGTTATtaaacatataagcatcataTACTAATGACTCATTTGGTTACTTATCGATAAAtacgaaaaaaatatttatttattacctatatattataatatatagatataaaataaagaatagttaatataaatttgaaattgaaaatagaaatgaGTTAAAACCTCTTGTAAGAAATaggatttttttcaaaataagcgagtttttttctctttcaaataaattgagtggttaaaaactataaattgaaattaatttattactaatctatatattaaaataataacatttcTACTAAAtgtatcataaatttttttttgaaaattttctcatTGTAAATCAAATTTCGATTAGCTATTTATTATCACCTTCGAGAAAGGAACCTTTAATATATAGTCGTAAtacaataatttgaaaaaaaacaaaaaaaacttttgaataaaaattagaaaaggaaaagaaaatgtacaTCACCATAGTCCTCGCGGCGCAAAGTTCAATAAAGTTCCTTAGAAAAGGtggaaaaaagttaaaatttgctGAGTCGATATATTCTTTAAATATTTGGAATACTCAGCAAATTtgaagttttttattattattaatataatttccttttaaattttattgatataatataaaaaatgcctacttaataattatgtaataaaaataaaattgaatttttaaaaaattagtaatattaatattgttaaaattatgttgtaataaatttaaatttaataaaaaattaataacgttaatggataaatttatatttttaattaaaaataaattaattctttttaaaaaaacaaaaagtgaCGACATTAgcgaatattaaaaaaaaaggcgGTGATACTTTACACGATTTGTTGACTTCGTAGGTAATTGCACAGTGCGGGCAGGCAGGTTGCTGAAGTTCAGGAGAAACAGCAGATTATGTGGCTTCTCCCACATTGCCTTAAATTTCCCTTCTCAGTACagttgaagaaaaataattttaaactatatGAGTTTAATTGTACTATTACAAAATTACATATATTAAGATTTTATTATGATAAGAAAAAGATTAAGAAATATGAGATTCCTTTTTAacaacattaaaagaaaaaagaaccaaAATATTCAATTACTAAATTAGGGATACAATgttataatttcaaaaaacatCCCGCGGCAACCCACCATAATAAGATACCATCTTAAACCTTACCCATGCAAAAGGAAAAAAGATAAGATTACTGATCAAGAGCATTAGGGCCAGTACAGTAACTTACAACATGGTTCCAAAGCCACTGAACCAAATACCTCCGTCTGATCCCATTCATATTATACGTGGCACCATCTTTTCCGTTCAATAACTGTCCCATGTAAGAACCACCACCTCCAGTTCCATAAATACCCTCGCATAAATCCGCTATTTCCACGGGAGCCACGGGATCTTGTCCCGCGTACCAAGCATTCACCAATGGGTTAGTTGCCAGCTCAGCAACCTCGTGTCCGATCACACTTATCATCCCGTCCACTCCCACGTCACCGTTGGGTGACTTTAACGGCTTCAACCCTTGCATGTACTCCGGTACGGCGAACGGGTAAGCACATATTCCCGGACAAAGCTTCGCTGAGTTACCCACCCACGCAAACGGGAGCGTGTATCCCACGATGGACGGAAATGTGAAGTAATGGAACCCGCAAACTTGGCCGCAAAAATCCTCGACGTACACGTCATCTGATGTGAGCAATAAGTAAAGCCCATTGCTGGGATTTATCGGCAACGGCTTGGTTTTGGCGGTTACCGCGCTTTTTATAACGGACTGTATCGACAAGCGAGTGAGTGACTTCCCGTAGGAGTAAAAACGGTCGTTTTTCTGTTCCCCTAAACGCACCGTACGGGAAATATTGGCTCCCGTTTGGTCGGTGTAAAGCCGTACGGTATCCCACCATCCGGCAACCGGAGGATGCTTAGCATTGACGGCGGAGAACGAACCGATGAACTCACGGATTATCTTCTTTTGGGATTTCTGCCACTGGCCGTACCAGATTGTGTGAACGGTAATGCTACCGGTGAGTACTGGACCCATGTGGTATCTTAAGTGGACGAACTCCGAGGAACCCTCGTATTTCTTGGAGTCACCGAATCTTAAATCGGAGCTGTTGGGTCTTAAGTGAGGCAATGGACGATACCCAATGGCCGGAAGCGGAGCTGCTGTTAGCAGTGTAAGAAGAGTGAGGAGGCTTAGAAGTAGGGAAGGACGGTGCATTTTGAGCAAATGGGGTTTGACAGAGAGTAGTTGAGTTTTGTGGTGGCGGTGAGCATATATAGAGGGAGAAATTATGTTTACTTTTGAAAAGCTACCGCAAAAATGTAATATTAGATGAGtttgattcattaagaatttttaCAGGGAAGTGAGATTGTTTAGGGTGAAGAATGAACCAACACACAATTAACGAATGAACCAACAAGACCTTCCACCTTCCTCCTTTTCTTTCACTATCTTACTTTAAATTCTATACTAATTTtgtacattttttttttgtaattgtaGACCTAATGCGGAATTTGTTAGACACACATATAGTACCCTGAATCTATTTGtatataattgttattatatttaaatgggatcataaaatgatttttagagtACAAATACAGATATAATACAAGTCATATccaaacatatataaaaaaacacaagCAATCAACTTGGTACATGCTATACACACATAATTAATACATCTTGGATTACTTGATGAGCAGCACATTATTTTTAAGGGTATAGAGCGTGTAACTCACGAGAAATGTTTTAAAATTCTTCTCAAATTTTGTTACTTCCTTTTCATCTGTCTGTCACATATTCTTTTAGATTCAACATTCCAAAATtctaattttaatgaaattacagACCATAATAATATGGGCTATAAAtctttgagaaaataaaattgtaGCCAACTGGAAGGAGAAGGAGCAATATGGATAGTGAGGGAggcaaatatattatttaaatcatgaaGAAAGGAAAATGTAGTGGTGTCAGAGATGGAAATGTCAATGAAGTAGGTGGCAACAAATCTACGGAGCTTTCCCTTTTAAGCTGGCATTCCTGATacgctttttcttttttctttttatcataattttttgACTTAGGAGAGGTTGATATTTTGTTTTTGAAGGCCGATAAtatattttacacaattaaagagaaaaaaaaagagataattaTGGTGAATGGGACTTTAGTTTAATGCGATTTTGTAATTGTTGATAAAAGAATTTTTcgtaaattatattttgtttcttttatttgaagaaaatgagtaaattaatctccgtgtgttaaattaaaaattaaattgattattttattaaaatttttatcaatttatacGGTTAAAATTGATGTAGCTGACATATAACATGATATGTGTACTTGATCTTAACTTAGAATGACCAATTTATAATaactaaaaaatagataaaaattttaataaaaatttaatttattaattgatttaatttgtaaaaaaaaaacaatcattttTAACGAGATAGGTGAAATTTTCAAGG is part of the Gossypium hirsutum isolate 1008001.06 chromosome D11, Gossypium_hirsutum_v2.1, whole genome shotgun sequence genome and encodes:
- the LOC107904640 gene encoding protein EXORDIUM-like 3, translating into MNQTHLILHFCGSFSKVNIISPSIYAHRHHKTQLLSVKPHLLKMHRPSLLLSLLTLLTLLTAAPLPAIGYRPLPHLRPNSSDLRFGDSKKYEGSSEFVHLRYHMGPVLTGSITVHTIWYGQWQKSQKKIIREFIGSFSAVNAKHPPVAGWWDTVRLYTDQTGANISRTVRLGEQKNDRFYSYGKSLTRLSIQSVIKSAVTAKTKPLPINPSNGLYLLLTSDDVYVEDFCGQVCGFHYFTFPSIVGYTLPFAWVGNSAKLCPGICAYPFAVPEYMQGLKPLKSPNGDVGVDGMISVIGHEVAELATNPLVNAWYAGQDPVAPVEIADLCEGIYGTGGGGSYMGQLLNGKDGATYNMNGIRRRYLVQWLWNHVVSYCTGPNALDQ